A single genomic interval of Proteiniborus sp. DW1 harbors:
- a CDS encoding aminopeptidase P family protein, with amino-acid sequence MQVNEKLQALRELMKERGMNAYVIPSFDAHQSEYVPEHWKSRAWISGFTGSAGTVVVTLDEAGLWTDGRYFIQAGKELEGSEIKLFKMRQPGVPTYSEWIRDVLKEGDCLGFDGKVFSCNQAKELEGKIRDKNIRIDDRYDLVDLIWKDRPELPLEKVYIHEVKYTGKSTKEKLNMVREEMKKKGAGYYILSSLDDIAWLFNIRGNDVRNNPVTISYALVSMDNATLFIDSRKLTDEVKGFLKENGVDVKEYGEIANALKNIGESISVYFDPNKISRWLYGCMPRTNKKIPGKDIVMLLKTIKNEVEIENLRNCHIKDSVAMVKFLYWLDKAIHEEEITEISAADKLEGFRSQQEGFIGTSFDTIAGYKDHAAMMHYKATEANQYTLKPEGMLLVDSGGQYFDGTTDITRTIVLGQISEEEKRDFTYVLKGHIALCRAKFLYGVTGTNLDVLARLPLWEQGIDYKCGTGHGVGYLLSVHEAPQRFSIEYNDTVLEKGMVITNEPGVYKEGKHGIRTENTLLVTGDQLTDSGQFMKFEVLSFCPIDLEGIDASLLTNIEKDWLNDYHKKVYEKLSPYLNDEEREWLKRETREI; translated from the coding sequence ATGCAAGTAAATGAAAAGCTTCAAGCTCTTAGAGAGCTAATGAAAGAAAGAGGAATGAATGCCTATGTAATACCTAGCTTTGATGCTCATCAAAGTGAATATGTACCTGAGCATTGGAAATCAAGGGCATGGATATCTGGCTTTACAGGTTCAGCAGGTACAGTAGTAGTTACATTAGATGAAGCAGGACTATGGACTGATGGTAGATATTTCATACAAGCAGGGAAAGAGCTTGAAGGCTCTGAGATTAAGTTGTTTAAAATGAGACAGCCAGGAGTACCTACATATTCAGAATGGATTAGAGATGTACTAAAGGAAGGTGACTGCCTAGGCTTTGATGGTAAGGTATTTTCGTGCAACCAAGCCAAAGAATTAGAAGGGAAAATAAGAGACAAGAACATAAGAATAGATGATAGATATGATTTAGTTGACTTGATATGGAAGGATAGACCTGAATTGCCTTTAGAAAAAGTGTATATTCATGAAGTAAAATACACAGGAAAGTCAACTAAAGAAAAACTTAACATGGTCAGAGAAGAAATGAAAAAAAAGGGTGCAGGATATTATATACTAAGTAGTCTTGATGATATCGCTTGGCTATTTAACATAAGAGGAAATGATGTAAGAAATAATCCTGTAACTATTTCCTATGCTCTTGTTTCAATGGATAATGCAACACTTTTCATAGATTCAAGAAAATTAACTGATGAAGTTAAGGGGTTCTTAAAGGAAAATGGTGTGGATGTAAAGGAATACGGAGAAATAGCAAATGCATTAAAAAATATTGGTGAAAGTATAAGTGTTTACTTTGATCCAAATAAAATAAGTAGATGGCTATATGGATGTATGCCTAGAACTAATAAGAAAATACCAGGAAAAGATATTGTCATGCTTCTTAAGACTATAAAAAATGAAGTAGAGATTGAAAACCTTAGAAATTGCCATATAAAAGATAGTGTTGCAATGGTTAAGTTCTTATACTGGTTAGATAAGGCAATACATGAGGAAGAGATTACAGAAATATCTGCTGCGGATAAGCTTGAAGGCTTTAGAAGCCAGCAGGAAGGTTTTATAGGAACAAGCTTTGATACCATAGCAGGGTACAAGGACCATGCAGCTATGATGCACTACAAGGCTACAGAAGCAAATCAATATACCCTAAAACCTGAAGGAATGCTTTTAGTAGACTCTGGAGGACAGTATTTTGATGGTACTACAGATATTACGAGAACAATAGTTTTAGGACAGATTTCAGAGGAGGAAAAGAGAGACTTTACCTATGTTTTAAAGGGACATATAGCATTATGTAGAGCTAAGTTCCTATATGGTGTGACAGGAACTAATCTGGACGTATTAGCTAGACTTCCGCTATGGGAGCAGGGAATAGATTATAAATGTGGTACAGGACATGGAGTAGGATATTTATTAAGTGTACATGAAGCACCTCAAAGATTTAGCATAGAATACAATGATACAGTATTAGAGAAAGGCATGGTAATAACTAACGAACCAGGCGTATACAAGGAAGGTAAACACGGAATACGTACAGAAAATACGCTTCTAGTAACTGGGGACCAACTAACAGACTCAGGACAATTTATGAAGTTTGAAGTATTGTCTTTCTGTCCAATAGACTTAGAGGGAATAGATGCTAGTTTACTTACTAATATAGAAAAAGACTGGCTCAATGATTATCATAAAAAAGTATATGAAAAATTGTCACCATATTTAAATGATGAAGAAAGAGAATGGCTTAAGAGAGAGACTAGAGAAATATAA
- a CDS encoding NifB/NifX family molybdenum-iron cluster-binding protein: MKIAIASEEKYVSGHFGHCEGFTIYEVSDNRISSKEFTPNPGHRPGYLPVFLKERDIDVIISGGMGETAQQLFNENGIEVIVGAQGLCDDMVQKYINGELKSTGSICREHQHEGHCND, encoded by the coding sequence ATGAAAATAGCTATAGCAAGTGAAGAAAAATATGTGAGTGGACATTTTGGGCATTGTGAAGGTTTTACAATCTATGAAGTAAGCGATAATAGAATCTCAAGCAAGGAATTTACTCCAAACCCAGGTCATAGACCAGGATATCTTCCAGTGTTTTTAAAAGAAAGGGATATAGATGTGATAATATCAGGGGGTATGGGGGAAACAGCACAACAATTATTTAATGAAAATGGAATAGAAGTAATAGTTGGTGCCCAAGGACTTTGTGATGATATGGTTCAAAAATATATTAATGGAGAACTTAAGTCAACAGGAAGTATCTGTAGAGAGCACCAACATGAGGGTCATTGCAATGATTAG
- a CDS encoding helix-turn-helix domain-containing protein, with amino-acid sequence MAYNLDLFGKKMMQIRQNLCLTKNRICELTGIDPVTIRRIEKGKVVPRLDTLEILSPIFKQDLSELLLKYRLDDFSTFYEIKNVLETKLDKGEFYTLHLELKSLENLLTSTNNPYYKMLIKQLVLFNKAIILYENSDNDKSLKTLINAIKITTPLFALKTYDSFVYSSMEIRILMNIAFILNRLNNKEKYLEVIEFCINSVDPDEEIYHKLCHNLAGAYIRNKDFTMALKYFDLGIKSCRENRNLNGLPLLYYGKGVAEYRLNKEAYIESLKTSIYLCKAFGQAKLENTIINNCKEFLGMDLYIRLSEIFE; translated from the coding sequence TTGGCTTATAATCTAGATTTATTTGGGAAAAAAATGATGCAAATAAGACAGAATTTATGTCTTACCAAAAATCGGATCTGTGAATTAACAGGCATAGACCCTGTAACCATTCGGAGAATCGAAAAAGGTAAAGTTGTTCCTAGATTAGATACCCTGGAAATTTTGTCTCCTATTTTCAAACAAGATTTATCTGAATTACTTCTTAAATATAGATTAGATGACTTTTCTACTTTTTATGAAATTAAAAATGTATTAGAGACAAAGCTTGATAAGGGTGAATTTTATACCTTACATCTCGAGTTGAAAAGCTTAGAAAATTTATTAACTTCTACTAATAATCCATATTATAAAATGCTCATTAAACAATTAGTCCTATTTAACAAAGCTATCATACTATATGAAAATTCAGATAATGATAAATCTCTTAAAACGCTAATAAATGCTATTAAAATAACTACTCCTCTCTTTGCTCTTAAAACATATGATTCATTTGTATACTCTTCTATGGAAATAAGGATATTAATGAATATAGCTTTTATATTAAATAGACTAAATAATAAAGAAAAATATCTAGAAGTAATTGAATTCTGTATAAATTCAGTGGATCCTGATGAGGAAATATATCATAAACTGTGTCATAATTTAGCAGGTGCTTATATAAGGAATAAAGATTTTACTATGGCTCTAAAATATTTTGATTTAGGTATCAAGTCTTGCCGAGAGAATAGAAACTTAAATGGCTTACCTCTTTTATATTATGGCAAAGGAGTTGCTGAGTATAGGTTAAACAAAGAAGCATATATAGAATCTCTTAAGACTTCTATATATCTTTGTAAAGCCTTTGGGCAGGCTAAATTAGAAAATACTATAATAAATAACTGTAAAGAATTTTTGGGTATGGATTTGTATATTAGATTGTCGGAAATATTTGAATAA
- a CDS encoding TIGR03915 family putative DNA repair protein, which produces MLQYIFDGSFDGLLTAIYEAYYRKELPDEILSQDSPQQSFLVEKVHIETDEEKAKKVYTSIKTKISEFALKNCFYVFISEREDRGTLIYKYLRLGWKVGKDIDKNLKNDTVLAVHKIRQKVSKEVHLMLGLIRFSQLSSGIYYSQIEPDNDIIGLLAPHFTERLSDEYWIIHDVKRNMGVMYNKEEWIIRDLNITGEISFQDNEEEYQMLWKEYFNTIAIKNKINPRLQKQYMPKRYWKHLIEK; this is translated from the coding sequence ATGCTACAATACATATTTGATGGAAGCTTTGATGGGCTACTAACTGCTATATATGAAGCCTACTATAGAAAAGAATTGCCAGATGAAATACTATCACAGGATAGCCCTCAGCAGAGCTTTTTAGTTGAAAAGGTACATATCGAAACAGATGAAGAAAAGGCAAAAAAGGTTTACACATCAATAAAGACAAAGATTTCAGAGTTTGCTCTAAAAAACTGCTTCTATGTTTTTATATCTGAAAGAGAAGATAGAGGAACTTTAATTTATAAGTATCTAAGATTAGGATGGAAAGTTGGAAAAGATATAGACAAAAATCTAAAAAATGATACAGTTTTAGCAGTACATAAGATTCGGCAAAAAGTAAGCAAAGAAGTGCACTTAATGTTAGGGCTTATTAGATTTAGTCAATTAAGTAGTGGTATATATTATTCTCAGATAGAACCTGATAATGACATAATAGGTCTTCTAGCCCCTCATTTTACAGAAAGGTTATCTGATGAATACTGGATTATCCATGATGTAAAGAGAAATATGGGAGTAATGTATAATAAAGAAGAATGGATTATTAGAGACTTGAATATTACAGGAGAAATTAGCTTTCAAGACAATGAAGAGGAATATCAAATGCTTTGGAAGGAGTATTTCAATACTATTGCAATAAAGAATAAAATAAACCCAAGACTGCAAAAGCAATATATGCCTAAAAGGTATTGGAAGCATTTAATAGAAAAATAA
- a CDS encoding hemerythrin family protein, whose translation MMWKDKYAVGVELIDEQHKELFRRVSDFTQIIRSNENWNDKLEKVKETMSFMQEYVIVHFHDEEIYQEQINYPDIEAHKEAHSKFREGINNYVRLFKEEGFTEEKVQEFGGKLMTWLIMHVGKIDQKIGEYAKSKEG comes from the coding sequence ATGATGTGGAAAGACAAGTATGCAGTTGGGGTAGAACTCATTGACGAACAGCACAAAGAATTATTTAGGCGGGTATCAGATTTTACACAAATTATTAGAAGCAATGAAAATTGGAATGACAAACTAGAAAAAGTAAAAGAAACCATGAGCTTCATGCAGGAATATGTTATTGTTCATTTCCATGATGAGGAAATCTATCAAGAGCAAATTAATTATCCAGATATTGAAGCTCATAAAGAAGCTCATTCTAAGTTTAGAGAAGGAATAAATAATTATGTAAGACTTTTCAAAGAGGAGGGCTTCACAGAAGAAAAAGTCCAAGAGTTTGGCGGTAAACTCATGACATGGTTAATTATGCATGTAGGTAAAATAGATCAAAAAATTGGAGAATATGCAAAATCTAAGGAGGGATAA
- a CDS encoding 4a-hydroxytetrahydrobiopterin dehydratase, producing MNDLLAKKCIPCSIGAEPLKESEIDDLYKSLNKGWKIIDHQRLEKAYKFRNFKEALNFTIQVGELAEVEGHHPDIYLSWGKVILKLWTHKIGGLHENDFILAAKIDQLNS from the coding sequence ATGAACGATTTACTAGCAAAAAAATGTATTCCTTGCAGCATTGGAGCAGAACCTTTAAAAGAAAGTGAAATAGATGACTTGTATAAATCCTTAAATAAAGGATGGAAGATAATAGACCATCAAAGATTAGAAAAAGCCTACAAGTTCAGAAATTTTAAGGAAGCTTTGAATTTCACTATTCAAGTAGGAGAATTAGCTGAAGTAGAAGGTCATCATCCAGACATTTACCTGTCATGGGGGAAGGTTATCCTAAAACTATGGACTCATAAAATTGGTGGTCTTCATGAAAATGACTTTATTTTGGCAGCAAAAATTGACCAGCTAAATAGCTAA
- a CDS encoding MATE family efflux transporter, translated as MKQIEQDLTEGSIYKSLISFSIPFIIANLIQALYGTADLLVVGLFTDTAGLSSVAVGTQVMQIVNGLITGLTMGGTILIGQYYGAKKNKDTSETIGNMLCLGVFVSLLITGLMLLITKPLLNILRTPTEAYIDAMKYVIICSSGVVFITGYNSISAILRGLGDSKRPVYFIAIACVFNIVLDLTFVGLFDMRAAGAALATVLSQGISMVLAIVYLSRRKFIFEFKKENFIIKKDKILTLLKVGAPLSLQEVLLWASFLVIAGIANSMGVAESAAVGIVAKFEVFSMLPPMAISYALAALTAQNVGANKPERAAKALKISILMSFICSLFFLAWTQLHPQSIMGIFKADSDVIKSGSLYFKTYSIDFMLVAIKFNLNGYLNGCGKTNFTMINGTLSSILVRIPVAFLMVLVLQKGLIGLGLSAPIASVTSITVSIIYMKINKLKENLI; from the coding sequence TTGAAGCAAATAGAACAGGATTTAACTGAAGGGAGCATTTATAAATCACTTATTAGTTTTTCAATTCCTTTTATAATAGCAAATTTGATACAGGCTTTATATGGTACAGCAGACCTGTTAGTTGTAGGTCTGTTTACAGATACTGCAGGCCTATCATCTGTAGCTGTTGGCACACAAGTTATGCAAATTGTAAATGGGCTAATAACAGGGCTTACTATGGGAGGAACTATTCTCATTGGTCAGTACTATGGGGCAAAGAAAAATAAAGATACATCTGAAACAATAGGCAATATGCTGTGCTTAGGAGTATTTGTATCACTGCTTATAACTGGTTTAATGCTTTTAATAACCAAACCTTTGCTCAATATTTTAAGAACACCAACAGAAGCTTATATAGATGCTATGAAGTATGTAATTATATGTTCTAGCGGAGTTGTATTTATAACTGGTTATAACTCTATAAGCGCTATACTTAGAGGACTAGGAGACTCTAAAAGACCAGTATATTTTATTGCTATAGCTTGTGTATTTAATATAGTTTTAGATTTAACTTTTGTAGGATTATTTGATATGAGAGCTGCAGGTGCTGCTTTGGCTACTGTACTTTCACAGGGAATTAGTATGGTTTTAGCAATAGTTTATCTATCTAGGAGAAAATTTATATTTGAGTTTAAAAAAGAGAATTTTATTATTAAAAAAGATAAAATACTGACGCTATTAAAAGTCGGAGCTCCTTTATCTTTACAAGAAGTATTACTTTGGGCTTCTTTCTTAGTTATAGCCGGCATTGCAAATAGTATGGGGGTAGCAGAGTCAGCAGCAGTAGGTATAGTTGCTAAATTTGAGGTGTTTTCAATGCTTCCACCTATGGCAATATCATATGCTCTAGCGGCACTAACTGCTCAAAATGTAGGAGCAAATAAACCAGAAAGGGCTGCTAAAGCATTAAAAATAAGTATACTAATGTCTTTTATATGCTCATTATTTTTCCTTGCATGGACCCAATTACATCCTCAATCTATAATGGGAATATTTAAAGCAGATTCAGATGTAATAAAATCAGGAAGCCTATATTTTAAAACCTATAGTATAGATTTTATGCTAGTTGCTATTAAGTTTAATCTAAATGGATATTTAAATGGATGTGGAAAAACTAACTTTACAATGATAAATGGAACATTGTCATCTATATTAGTCAGAATTCCAGTAGCATTTTTAATGGTATTAGTACTCCAAAAAGGCTTAATAGGATTAGGTTTATCCGCACCAATAGCCTCTGTAACATCTATAACAGTATCCATTATATATATGAAAATAAATAAATTGAAAGAAAATTTAATTTAA
- a CDS encoding YaaL family protein: MDNLKNKEVRTAELNKNISQFLTKLKNSFVANEFNEDEKFLEQLNQAHEEWYNAELYFQSVTEPDLIDYAIYKMEASRTKYIYLLKQAREKGIKAENVSNSL, translated from the coding sequence GTGGATAATTTAAAAAATAAGGAGGTAAGGACTGCAGAATTGAATAAGAATATAAGTCAATTTCTAACTAAATTGAAGAATAGTTTTGTAGCAAACGAGTTTAATGAGGATGAAAAATTCTTAGAACAATTAAATCAAGCTCATGAAGAATGGTACAATGCAGAACTTTACTTTCAAAGCGTAACAGAACCTGATTTAATTGACTATGCAATATACAAAATGGAGGCTTCAAGAACAAAATACATTTATTTATTAAAGCAAGCAAGGGAAAAGGGAATTAAAGCTGAAAATGTAAGCAATAGCTTGTAA
- a CDS encoding ATP-binding cassette domain-containing protein, which yields MNISVKNLSKSYIKNNREIQVIKDFTYFFNSGNMYLLNGESGIGKTTLLTLLGLLQKEDKGEILFDGKIVNNLSNDKKCSIRRKHIGIVFQDLFCLCLLKLWQLVGN from the coding sequence TTGAATATAAGTGTGAAAAATCTCAGTAAGTCATACATAAAAAACAATAGAGAAATACAAGTAATTAAGGACTTCACATATTTCTTTAATTCTGGAAATATGTATCTTTTGAATGGAGAATCTGGAATCGGCAAGACCACTTTGCTTACTTTGCTTGGTCTTCTTCAAAAGGAAGATAAGGGAGAGATTTTATTTGATGGCAAAATAGTAAATAACCTTAGTAATGATAAGAAGTGTTCAATTCGAAGGAAACATATAGGTATTGTTTTTCAGGACTTATTTTGTTTGTGTCTATTAAAACTCTGGCAATTAGTGGGGAATTAA
- a CDS encoding DUF134 domain-containing protein codes for MARPTRFRRVEFLPEETFFVPWGKPKCEIQEVALNIEELEAMRLKDIEKLTQEECAERMHISRQTFQNIIDSAREKVAVALTEGKAIRIGGGFYTTKHCKFICMDCNTVYQINFERDKANCPNCGSKDVICSKKTKACRRWCREEARE; via the coding sequence ATGGCGAGACCGACAAGGTTTAGAAGAGTAGAGTTTCTTCCAGAGGAAACTTTCTTTGTACCCTGGGGAAAACCAAAATGTGAAATACAAGAAGTAGCACTAAATATAGAAGAGTTAGAAGCAATGAGACTTAAGGACATAGAAAAGCTAACACAGGAAGAATGTGCTGAAAGAATGCATATTTCAAGGCAAACCTTTCAAAATATTATAGATAGTGCTAGAGAAAAAGTTGCAGTGGCATTGACAGAAGGGAAAGCCATAAGAATAGGTGGGGGTTTTTATACCACAAAACACTGCAAATTTATATGCATGGATTGTAATACTGTCTATCAAATCAATTTTGAAAGAGATAAAGCCAATTGCCCTAACTGTGGCTCCAAGGACGTTATTTGTAGCAAAAAAACTAAAGCATGTAGAAGATGGTGTAGAGAAGAAGCAAGAGAATAG
- a CDS encoding pro-sigmaK processing inhibitor BofA family protein — MGLDIELGVIVAYAAGLILLYFVGWILIIPLKYLVKLIINGIMGGVLLFLINLLGGFVGLYIAINPLTAVIVGFLGVPGVVLLIVLQYIL, encoded by the coding sequence ATGGGCTTAGATATAGAGTTAGGAGTTATAGTTGCTTATGCAGCAGGACTAATACTTTTGTACTTTGTTGGGTGGATTCTTATTATTCCCTTAAAATACCTAGTGAAATTAATAATAAACGGTATAATGGGCGGAGTTTTGCTATTTTTAATCAACTTATTAGGAGGATTTGTAGGCTTATACATAGCTATTAATCCATTAACTGCTGTTATAGTAGGCTTTTTAGGCGTGCCTGGAGTTGTGTTGCTAATTGTCCTGCAATATATATTATAA
- a CDS encoding chemotaxis protein CheX: protein MKAEYINSFYKATVDVFKLMLDIEPKKGDMKIVEDMICSKDANVLLGVTGDLMGSILFNFPKDMALEMIRIMSGMEMDTIDGFASSALGEVANIIGGNALTNLSQNNCTCDISPPQIFLGNYKSFSLASDKALLLTLKTPIGEFDICIFLKEK from the coding sequence ATGAAAGCAGAATACATAAACTCCTTTTATAAGGCAACTGTAGATGTTTTCAAACTTATGCTTGACATTGAGCCAAAAAAGGGAGATATGAAGATAGTTGAAGACATGATATGTAGCAAAGATGCTAATGTGTTGCTTGGAGTCACTGGGGATTTAATGGGTTCCATACTTTTTAACTTCCCAAAAGATATGGCATTAGAAATGATAAGAATAATGTCAGGCATGGAAATGGATACAATTGATGGATTTGCTTCTTCAGCCTTAGGAGAGGTAGCTAACATTATTGGAGGAAATGCATTAACAAATTTATCACAAAACAACTGTACATGTGACATATCTCCTCCTCAGATTTTTTTAGGGAACTATAAGTCTTTTTCTTTAGCAAGCGATAAGGCATTATTACTTACTTTAAAAACACCAATAGGAGAATTTGATATTTGTATATTTTTAAAAGAAAAATAA
- a CDS encoding DUF4870 domain-containing protein, with protein MDNNNNVTNKGKSSLGMEENIAALLSYVLGFITGIIFYVLEKESKFVKFHAMQSIIYSVALMILTFILGLIPIIGWILSLFIPPLSLILWIVLLVKSYKYEYFKLPVIGDIAEKQVK; from the coding sequence ATGGATAACAATAATAATGTTACAAACAAGGGAAAAAGCTCATTAGGGATGGAGGAAAACATAGCCGCTTTATTGAGCTACGTTTTGGGATTTATTACAGGAATTATTTTTTACGTATTAGAGAAGGAAAGCAAGTTTGTAAAGTTCCATGCTATGCAGTCAATTATTTATAGTGTTGCACTTATGATACTAACATTTATACTTGGCTTAATACCAATCATTGGATGGATTTTATCGCTATTTATACCACCACTGAGCTTGATTTTATGGATAGTATTGCTAGTCAAATCATACAAATATGAATATTTTAAGCTCCCGGTAATTGGAGATATAGCTGAAAAGCAAGTAAAATAA
- a CDS encoding putative DNA modification/repair radical SAM protein, protein MDMLNKLKILSDAAKYDVSCSSSGSNRKGKKGEIGSTSECGICHSWADDGRCISLLKILFTNYCIYDCAYCINRASNDVPRAAFTPDEVADLTINFYKRNYIEGLFLSSAVYKSPNYTMELLTSAVKRLREDYKFNGYIHLKAIPGADKTLIEKAGTYVDRMSVNIELPSDEGLKLLAPQKKKNAIIKPMSFINSRIHQAVEERQKFKYSQNFVPAGQTTQLIIGATQDSDLKILRLSESLYKGFRLKRVYYSAFIPVSKHPNLPVLASPPLVRENRLYQADWLLRFYGYNASEILTDEKPDFDLALDPKCDWALRNIELFPVEINKADYYLLLRVPGIGVRSARRIISARKFGSLNYEDLKKLGVVLKRARYFITCSGKHYGIKSMNSLDIRNSLLFSSNNNGFNPAGEQLSLFSVYPQLLPTNDIVSTITGEF, encoded by the coding sequence ATGGATATGCTTAATAAGCTTAAAATATTATCTGATGCAGCTAAATATGATGTATCTTGTTCATCTAGTGGTAGCAATAGGAAAGGAAAAAAAGGAGAGATAGGCAGTACTAGTGAATGTGGTATTTGTCATAGTTGGGCAGATGATGGCAGATGTATATCACTACTTAAAATACTTTTCACCAATTATTGCATATATGATTGTGCCTACTGTATAAACAGAGCTTCAAATGATGTACCTAGAGCAGCCTTTACCCCCGATGAGGTAGCGGATTTAACTATTAATTTTTATAAGAGAAACTATATTGAAGGGCTTTTCTTAAGCTCGGCTGTATATAAGAGCCCAAACTATACAATGGAGCTTTTGACCAGTGCAGTTAAAAGGCTTAGGGAGGACTATAAATTTAACGGATATATTCATCTAAAAGCAATACCAGGTGCAGATAAGACCTTAATTGAAAAAGCAGGTACTTATGTAGATAGGATGAGTGTAAATATTGAATTGCCTTCTGATGAAGGCCTGAAGCTATTGGCACCACAAAAAAAGAAAAATGCTATCATTAAGCCTATGAGTTTTATTAATTCAAGGATACATCAGGCAGTAGAAGAAAGACAAAAATTTAAATACTCTCAAAATTTTGTTCCTGCTGGGCAAACCACTCAGCTTATTATAGGTGCAACTCAAGATAGTGACCTAAAGATACTTAGACTTTCAGAATCATTATATAAAGGATTTAGACTTAAAAGAGTATATTATTCAGCTTTTATACCAGTATCTAAGCATCCTAATCTTCCGGTCCTTGCTTCTCCGCCATTAGTTAGAGAGAATAGGCTTTACCAAGCAGACTGGCTATTGAGATTTTATGGATATAATGCTAGCGAGATTCTTACCGATGAAAAGCCTGATTTTGATTTAGCTCTTGATCCTAAGTGTGATTGGGCACTGAGGAATATTGAACTGTTTCCTGTAGAGATAAATAAGGCAGATTATTATCTTTTATTAAGAGTTCCGGGTATAGGAGTCAGATCTGCTAGAAGAATAATTTCTGCTAGAAAGTTTGGGTCACTGAACTATGAAGATTTGAAGAAGCTTGGAGTAGTTTTAAAGAGAGCTAGATATTTTATAACTTGTAGCGGGAAGCACTACGGCATAAAAAGCATGAATTCTTTAGACATTAGAAACAGTCTATTGTTTAGCTCAAATAATAATGGATTTAACCCAGCAGGAGAACAGCTTTCATTGTTTTCCGTATATCCTCAGTTACTACCTACAAATGATATAGTATCAACAATAACGGGGGAGTTTTAG
- a CDS encoding 50S ribosomal protein L25 gives MNDLKLKAEVRNGAGKRESTKLRNSGYVPGVVYAQGEETKSIKLENRMLNRVLNKYGSTGTVELEIAGELVPVLIKEVQRDPIKETVLHADFQKLSADRKVRLRIPVAIQGREFCETRTSGVVEQQLMEIELQCLPKFIPQYVTVDVTNLEFGDVIKVSDLDIAKDENYEIFSELDEIVVSLTASSKHEEVEEKEVPIYESDKSILDK, from the coding sequence ATGAATGATCTTAAATTAAAAGCTGAAGTAAGAAACGGAGCAGGGAAGAGAGAAAGTACTAAGCTAAGAAATTCAGGATATGTTCCAGGAGTAGTATATGCACAGGGAGAAGAAACTAAATCAATTAAATTAGAAAACAGGATGTTAAACAGAGTCCTTAACAAATACGGAAGTACTGGAACAGTTGAACTTGAAATAGCAGGAGAATTAGTTCCTGTATTAATAAAAGAAGTTCAAAGAGATCCAATAAAGGAAACTGTACTTCATGCAGATTTTCAGAAGCTGTCAGCGGATAGAAAGGTTAGACTTCGTATACCAGTAGCTATTCAAGGAAGAGAATTTTGTGAGACAAGGACATCAGGAGTTGTAGAACAGCAATTAATGGAAATAGAACTACAATGTCTACCTAAATTCATTCCTCAATACGTTACGGTAGATGTCACTAATCTTGAATTTGGAGACGTAATAAAAGTTTCAGACCTTGATATTGCAAAAGATGAGAACTATGAAATATTCTCGGAATTAGATGAAATAGTAGTGTCCTTAACAGCGAGCAGCAAGCATGAAGAAGTTGAGGAAAAAGAAGTTCCTATTTATGAAAGTGATAAAAGTATATTAGACAAGTAG